One part of the Flavobacterium johnsoniae UW101 genome encodes these proteins:
- a CDS encoding GNAT family N-acetyltransferase → MEFFKTTIQDIDAVFDIYNEATSYQKTVNNKSWRGFERALIEKEIAENRHFIIKEGNEAACTFVLTFNDLIIWKEASKDPAVYLHRIATNPKFRGQSYVKKIVEWVKEYAKENGKEYIRLDTHSGNERINKYYTSCGFEYKGISTIEWTNELPEHYKEGSFSLFEIKL, encoded by the coding sequence ATGGAATTTTTTAAAACTACAATTCAGGATATCGATGCTGTTTTCGATATTTATAACGAAGCTACATCTTACCAGAAAACAGTAAATAATAAAAGTTGGAGAGGTTTTGAAAGAGCATTAATAGAAAAAGAAATTGCTGAGAATCGTCATTTTATAATCAAAGAAGGAAACGAAGCTGCCTGTACATTTGTACTTACTTTTAACGATTTAATTATTTGGAAAGAAGCCAGCAAAGATCCTGCAGTTTATTTACATCGTATTGCTACAAACCCGAAATTCAGAGGACAATCTTATGTCAAAAAAATTGTAGAATGGGTTAAAGAATATGCCAAAGAAAATGGCAAAGAATACATTCGGCTTGATACACACAGCGGTAACGAAAGAATAAATAAATATTACACCAGCTGTGGTTTTGAGTACAAAGGAATAAGCACAATCGAGTGGACAAACGAATTACCGGAACATTATAAAGAAGGTTCTTTTAGTTTGTTTGAGATTAAGCTTTAA
- a CDS encoding nitrilase family protein has protein sequence MKNLKIATAQFENKSGDKNYNLSVIEKLSQKASIEGCDVISFHECSITGYTFARSLSREQMLDLAELIPSGESILKLTEIAKKNDIVILAGLFEKDENNNLFKAQVCVDKNGLVAKYRKLHPFINPYLTAGDRYCIFEIEGWKCGILICYDNNIIENVRATKLLGADIIFMPHVTMCTPSTRPGAGFVAPQLWENRETDPTSLRLEFDGMKGRDWLMKWLPARAYDNAIYAIFSNPIGMDDDQLKNGCSMIIDPFGDILAECRTFDDSFATAVLTPEKCIQAGGNRYIKARRPELYRDIIGQNHQSEQNVVWLNSDKKSIN, from the coding sequence ATGAAAAATCTTAAAATAGCCACAGCTCAGTTTGAAAACAAAAGCGGCGATAAAAACTATAATTTATCTGTAATCGAAAAACTTTCTCAAAAAGCATCAATTGAAGGCTGTGATGTGATTTCGTTTCATGAATGTTCTATAACCGGATATACGTTTGCAAGAAGTTTATCAAGAGAACAGATGCTGGATCTTGCAGAATTGATTCCAAGTGGAGAAAGCATTTTAAAATTGACCGAAATTGCTAAAAAAAATGACATCGTAATTTTAGCAGGGCTTTTTGAAAAGGATGAAAATAATAATTTATTCAAAGCGCAGGTTTGTGTCGATAAAAATGGTTTAGTCGCCAAATACCGAAAACTGCATCCGTTTATAAATCCGTATTTAACAGCTGGAGATCGTTATTGTATTTTTGAAATTGAGGGCTGGAAATGCGGTATTTTAATTTGTTACGACAATAATATTATAGAAAACGTACGTGCCACAAAACTTTTGGGTGCCGATATTATTTTTATGCCTCACGTAACGATGTGTACGCCTTCTACGCGACCAGGCGCCGGCTTTGTAGCCCCGCAGCTTTGGGAAAACCGCGAAACAGATCCAACCTCATTACGATTAGAATTTGACGGAATGAAAGGCCGTGACTGGTTAATGAAATGGCTTCCGGCAAGGGCTTATGACAATGCCATTTATGCGATATTTTCGAACCCAATTGGTATGGACGACGACCAGTTAAAAAACGGCTGTTCTATGATTATTGATCCTTTTGGAGATATTCTGGCAGAATGCCGCACTTTTGATGATTCTTTTGCGACAGCTGTACTTACACCAGAAAAATGCATTCAGGCTGGAGGAAATCGCTACATAAAGGCTAGAAGACCAGAATTGTACAGAGATATTATTGGTCAAAATCACCAATCAGAGCAAAATGTTGTCTGGCTGAACTCTGATAAAAAAAGCATAAATTAA
- a CDS encoding AraC family transcriptional regulator, with product MQVSPSKELSHYIKHYLFLDNTETAVQKFRLFSDGNTGLVFSVKSKLISGINKYEIKEYLPASFLYGQLNGFKDLYSENEIALIIVVFQPNGIHQLLGIPAQEFHDSIIPVEDVFDKKITVLQERLFDQNNQIRAELLNSFFSSLIASKTTSNQFLVDHSLSFIIKNKGQFSIKQLVEYTGYTERHLERKFKECIGLNPKKFGNVVRLHHFLKLLKDKPEDTNLTTICYDAGFSDQSHLIKDFKKHTGITPTEYVHSTGKLTNNLIKRFSVS from the coding sequence ATGCAAGTTTCACCTTCAAAAGAGTTATCACATTATATTAAGCATTATCTGTTTTTAGATAATACCGAAACGGCTGTACAAAAATTTCGTCTGTTTTCTGATGGCAATACCGGACTAGTATTTTCGGTAAAAAGCAAACTCATTTCCGGAATTAATAAATATGAAATAAAAGAATATCTGCCTGCGTCATTTTTATACGGACAGCTTAATGGTTTTAAAGATCTTTATTCTGAAAATGAAATAGCGCTGATTATTGTAGTTTTTCAACCCAACGGAATTCACCAATTATTAGGAATCCCTGCCCAAGAATTTCACGATTCTATTATTCCCGTTGAAGATGTATTTGATAAAAAAATTACGGTGCTGCAGGAAAGGCTGTTTGACCAAAATAATCAAATACGAGCAGAACTGCTTAATTCTTTTTTTAGCTCCTTAATCGCCTCAAAAACAACCTCAAATCAATTTTTAGTAGATCATTCCTTAAGCTTCATAATCAAAAACAAAGGGCAATTCTCTATAAAACAATTAGTTGAGTATACAGGGTACACAGAAAGGCATCTGGAAAGAAAATTTAAAGAATGCATTGGACTGAATCCGAAGAAATTTGGAAACGTTGTGAGACTGCATCATTTCCTGAAATTATTAAAAGACAAACCAGAAGACACTAATCTAACAACAATTTGCTACGACGCCGGATTTTCAGACCAATCGCATTTAATAAAAGATTTTAAAAAACATACCGGAATAACTCCGACTGAATATGTACACAGCACTGGCAAATTAACCAATAATCTTATCAAAAGGTTTTCTGTTTCGTGA
- a CDS encoding SGNH/GDSL hydrolase family protein, which translates to MKPQFKQIVTVILSIFLLSCSTDESKPEIAVTPPVVLPPVIPNPDNSISKSVNYLALGDSYTIGQSVCETCRFPEQLKTSLKALYPQTSFSLKIIATTGWTTSNLISAIKEQNPDSNYDLVTLLIGVNNQYRGRDFSVYEKEFPELVTKAITLAKGDKKNVVVVSIPDYAYTSFGMMYGTENQKKISEEIDKYNAFAQNYCINKEIAFVSITDISRQGLTNKNLVASDGLHPSETAYKMFVERMMPKVKTALQD; encoded by the coding sequence ATGAAGCCTCAATTTAAACAAATAGTTACTGTTATTCTTTCCATATTCTTATTAAGCTGCAGTACTGACGAATCAAAGCCAGAAATTGCCGTAACTCCGCCAGTTGTTCTGCCGCCGGTAATACCAAATCCAGATAATTCTATTTCAAAATCTGTTAATTATCTCGCTTTAGGCGACAGTTATACTATTGGACAAAGTGTTTGCGAAACCTGCCGATTTCCGGAACAGCTCAAAACCAGTTTAAAAGCACTCTATCCCCAAACCAGTTTTTCTTTAAAAATAATTGCCACTACAGGCTGGACAACCTCTAACTTAATTTCGGCCATAAAAGAGCAGAATCCGGATTCAAATTATGATCTGGTAACACTTTTAATAGGCGTAAACAATCAATATAGAGGGCGGGATTTTTCAGTATATGAAAAAGAATTCCCTGAATTAGTCACCAAAGCAATTACTTTAGCCAAAGGCGATAAAAAAAATGTTGTCGTAGTTTCTATTCCTGATTATGCCTACACTTCTTTTGGAATGATGTATGGAACTGAAAATCAAAAGAAAATTTCAGAAGAAATAGACAAGTACAATGCTTTTGCTCAAAACTACTGTATAAACAAAGAAATAGCATTTGTTTCGATTACTGATATTTCACGTCAGGGACTTACAAATAAAAATCTGGTTGCTTCAGATGGTCTTCATCCTTCAGAAACTGCTTATAAAATGTTTGTAGAACGTATGATGCCAAAGGTAAAAACAGCGTTGCAGGATTAA
- a CDS encoding DUF3050 domain-containing protein, whose product MNIETINNSIQPQKEQLLKHSLYNKIQTIDDLHSFVQNHVFAVWDFMSLLKALQAKLTCTTTPWFATKNPETRYLINEIVLAEETDLSIDGRRQSHYEMYLEAMEDCGADTTEINKFLDSVNSLHNIFVAIKQSSLHPEIKAFLDFTFRVIEEGKPHQIAAAFTFGREDLIPSMFSEILKNFQKNLPDTDLSKLVYYFDRHIELDADEHGPMAMQMITDLCENDAQKWKEVEEVSILALEKRIGLWNAIEEEIIMKTEMV is encoded by the coding sequence ATGAATATTGAAACTATAAACAATAGCATTCAACCTCAAAAAGAACAGCTTTTAAAACACTCATTATACAACAAAATCCAAACCATTGATGATTTACACAGTTTTGTACAAAATCACGTTTTTGCCGTTTGGGATTTTATGTCTCTTTTAAAAGCACTACAAGCCAAACTTACCTGCACAACAACTCCTTGGTTTGCTACTAAAAACCCGGAAACAAGATATTTAATCAATGAAATTGTTCTTGCCGAAGAAACAGATTTGAGCATCGACGGAAGAAGACAAAGTCATTATGAAATGTATCTTGAAGCAATGGAAGACTGTGGTGCAGACACAACAGAAATCAACAAGTTTTTAGACTCTGTAAATTCTCTTCACAATATTTTTGTTGCCATCAAGCAAAGTTCACTTCATCCTGAAATTAAAGCTTTTTTAGACTTTACTTTTAGAGTGATTGAAGAAGGAAAACCGCATCAAATCGCAGCAGCTTTTACTTTTGGAAGAGAAGATTTAATTCCGAGTATGTTTTCTGAAATCCTGAAAAACTTTCAAAAAAACCTTCCGGATACTGATTTAAGCAAATTGGTTTACTATTTCGACCGACACATTGAATTAGATGCTGACGAACACGGACCAATGGCCATGCAGATGATTACAGATTTATGTGAAAATGATGCACAAAAATGGAAAGAAGTAGAAGAAGTTTCGATCTTGGCTTTAGAAAAAAGAATCGGGCTTTGGAATGCCATTGAAGAAGAAATTATAATGAAAACAGAAATGGTTTAA
- a CDS encoding acyl-CoA dehydrogenase family protein, which yields MKPDLFQAPDYYNLDDLLTDEHKLVRESARAWVKREVSPIIEEYAQKAEFPKQIIKGLGEIGGFGPYIPVEYGGAGLDQISYGLIMQEIERGDSGVRSTSSVQSSLVMYPIWKYGNEEQRMKYLPKLATGEYIGCFGLTEPDHGSDPGSMITNFKDMGDHYLLNGAKMWISNAPFADIAVVWAKNEEGRIHGLIVERGMEGFTTPETHNKWSLRASATGELIFDNVKVPKENFLPNKSGLGAPLGCLDSARYGIAWGAIGAAMDCYDTALRYAKERIQFGKPIGGTQLQQKKLAEMITEITKAQLLTWRLGVLRNEGKATTAQISMAKRNNVNMAIEIAREARQMLGGMGITGEYSIMRHMMNLESVITYEGTHDIHLLITGMDVTGIPAFKS from the coding sequence ATGAAACCAGACTTATTTCAAGCTCCAGATTATTATAACCTTGACGATTTATTAACAGATGAACATAAATTAGTCCGCGAATCTGCACGTGCATGGGTTAAAAGAGAAGTTTCTCCTATCATAGAAGAATATGCTCAAAAAGCAGAATTTCCAAAACAAATTATAAAAGGTCTTGGAGAAATAGGCGGTTTCGGCCCTTATATTCCGGTAGAATATGGAGGTGCAGGTTTAGACCAGATTTCTTATGGATTGATTATGCAGGAAATCGAAAGAGGCGACTCAGGTGTAAGATCTACTTCATCTGTACAATCGTCTTTAGTAATGTATCCTATTTGGAAATACGGAAACGAAGAACAACGTATGAAATATTTACCAAAATTAGCCACTGGTGAATATATAGGATGTTTTGGTTTAACAGAACCCGATCACGGCTCTGATCCCGGAAGTATGATTACCAATTTTAAAGATATGGGAGATCATTATCTTTTAAATGGCGCTAAAATGTGGATTTCAAACGCTCCATTTGCAGATATTGCTGTAGTTTGGGCAAAAAATGAAGAAGGACGAATTCACGGTTTAATCGTAGAACGCGGTATGGAAGGTTTTACAACTCCAGAAACTCACAATAAATGGTCGCTTCGTGCTTCTGCAACCGGAGAATTAATTTTTGATAATGTAAAAGTTCCAAAAGAAAACTTTTTACCAAATAAATCAGGATTAGGCGCCCCGCTTGGCTGTTTAGATTCAGCAAGATACGGAATTGCATGGGGAGCAATTGGTGCTGCAATGGATTGTTATGACACGGCTTTGCGTTATGCTAAAGAAAGAATTCAGTTTGGAAAACCAATTGGAGGAACTCAGCTGCAACAGAAAAAATTAGCCGAAATGATTACAGAAATCACAAAAGCACAATTATTAACCTGGCGTTTAGGTGTTTTAAGAAACGAAGGAAAAGCAACAACGGCTCAAATTTCGATGGCAAAACGTAATAATGTTAACATGGCAATTGAAATTGCCCGCGAAGCCAGACAAATGTTAGGCGGAATGGGAATTACCGGAGAATACTCTATTATGCGCCACATGATGAACCTTGAAAGTGTAATAACTTATGAAGGAACTCATGACATTCATTTGTTGATTACCGGAATGGATGTAACTGGAATTCCAGCATTTAAATCATAA
- a CDS encoding helix-turn-helix domain-containing protein: MRLIISFLLFFVVNVSFSQQTKELTEQEYLLLQDKIRLNLNANRDSAAVYANEMAKSGNYKHLAFANVAQAYLLQLKDNTAKSKEKYDQAFKYLEKMPDSKDKDQLKAYLYNYGGLIEGARGNYSKALENYQTGMKISTNIGDIIQIVKFKSNIAFINEAIGNYQLAIKNLKQLNTFIDNNESYFTKQQFNTVKSSNNLTLAASYEGWYMKNQSPMYLLDSAAYFYKKTVSYSQNLPINNIKAKISLGNVYYMKNDYKNAEKTYYNIVFYAKQNNLKREYKIANYNLGNLYYETKKYDKALVFFKKVDSISEIDNLRDESFLKSNYYQAKIYNIYKEPQEAFKHSKIYLDNYEKSEAKLNNEALEVNYKLGTDDLSDEMVTIQKKYENDVLLNKALKVFYVLLVVGIVFLLIKNIIDKNKAHKKMNALIEEFKANLEKKSIAEASEIEEMEQVPDLEEISLKKENVALSIDEAKENKIVEKLLALESKLEYLNADFTLPYVAKKIKTNTTYLSYVVNKRFGKSFGEYSNELKINYVINEMITNHMYRKYSTQAIAESVGFKNAVSFAKSFRKRTGVSPAQFANNI, translated from the coding sequence ATGAGGCTAATCATTTCTTTTTTACTTTTTTTTGTTGTGAACGTCTCTTTTTCTCAACAAACTAAAGAATTAACAGAACAAGAATATTTACTCTTGCAGGATAAGATTCGATTAAATTTGAATGCAAACAGAGATAGTGCTGCAGTATATGCTAATGAAATGGCAAAATCCGGTAATTATAAACACTTAGCTTTTGCAAATGTCGCACAAGCTTATTTACTTCAGTTAAAAGATAATACCGCAAAATCTAAAGAAAAATACGATCAGGCATTTAAATACTTAGAGAAAATGCCGGACTCAAAAGATAAAGATCAGCTCAAAGCTTATTTGTATAATTATGGAGGATTAATAGAAGGGGCAAGAGGAAACTATAGTAAAGCCCTTGAAAATTATCAAACAGGAATGAAGATCTCTACTAACATTGGAGACATTATTCAAATTGTAAAATTTAAAAGCAATATTGCTTTTATAAACGAGGCCATAGGAAATTATCAATTAGCTATTAAAAATTTAAAACAGTTAAATACTTTTATTGATAATAATGAAAGCTATTTTACCAAACAGCAGTTTAATACAGTTAAAAGCAGTAATAATTTAACTTTAGCCGCATCTTATGAAGGCTGGTATATGAAAAACCAGTCTCCAATGTATCTGCTGGATTCTGCAGCATATTTTTATAAAAAGACGGTTTCGTATTCTCAAAACTTACCCATAAATAATATTAAGGCAAAAATTAGCCTGGGGAATGTTTACTATATGAAAAATGATTATAAGAATGCCGAAAAGACGTATTATAATATTGTTTTTTATGCCAAACAAAATAATCTAAAAAGAGAATATAAGATTGCCAATTACAATTTGGGGAATTTATATTATGAAACCAAAAAATATGATAAAGCACTTGTATTTTTTAAGAAAGTAGATTCGATTTCAGAAATAGATAATTTAAGAGACGAAAGTTTTTTAAAATCAAATTACTATCAGGCCAAAATATACAATATATATAAAGAACCTCAGGAAGCCTTTAAGCATTCAAAGATATACTTAGATAATTATGAAAAATCTGAAGCAAAATTAAATAATGAAGCTTTAGAAGTAAATTATAAACTTGGTACCGACGATTTGAGTGACGAAATGGTTACCATTCAAAAGAAATACGAAAATGATGTTTTGTTAAATAAGGCATTAAAGGTATTTTATGTACTGCTGGTAGTAGGGATTGTATTTTTGCTTATTAAAAATATAATAGACAAAAATAAGGCACATAAAAAAATGAATGCCTTGATTGAAGAGTTTAAAGCAAATCTTGAGAAAAAAAGTATTGCCGAAGCTTCTGAAATCGAAGAAATGGAGCAAGTTCCGGATTTAGAAGAGATTAGTCTTAAGAAAGAGAATGTCGCTTTAAGTATTGATGAAGCAAAAGAGAATAAAATTGTCGAAAAGTTATTAGCTCTGGAAAGTAAATTAGAGTACTTAAATGCCGATTTCACCCTGCCTTATGTGGCCAAAAAAATCAAAACCAATACAACTTATTTGTCATACGTTGTAAATAAACGATTTGGCAAATCTTTTGGTGAATACTCTAATGAGCTTAAGATTAATTATGTAATCAATGAAATGATTACGAATCATATGTATCGCAAATATTCAACACAGGCTATAGCAGAAAGTGTAGGTTTTAAAAATGCTGTGTCGTTTGCTAAATCATTTCGCAAAAGAACTGGAGTTTCTCCAGCTCAATTTGCGAATAATATTTAA
- a CDS encoding vitamin K epoxide reductase family protein encodes MLKLIQKFLQINRYSEVKNEFKDLFLSHPNFPSLFAITDSLDLLSIENAAIRVPKEQIVDLPSNFLAYFKDELILVERAKDFVRINTIKKGSQKISYEKFLLDWNGVIVAIEPNNVVARENLKVELSWLKYLVPFLLLGGLSFFYNSFDFFSFTFLLTSSLGLVVSILIAQEKLGFKNSIILKFCSLSTNSSCNSVINFNENYENKWVSFSDLPLLFFGASFISVLVQPLSSSVFVGFLSLLAIPIIVSSIWIQKFELQKWCVMCLMVSFLIFTQSLIWFSSDLFTLSFSFNTMFPFLFSLVLLVPIWYVIKSVAKNVLENEYSLKELKKFKRNYSLLNFLSKKVPVTNGFEDLRGLNFGNRNAVVKLSIIISPSCEHCHKTFQEAFDLVLKFPDKIFLSVLFNINPENADNPYKAVVERLLIINRSTPGKTVEAISDWHIKKMSLKKWLKKWSIDSVSIMINQEINKQYEWCSKNDFNTHQ; translated from the coding sequence ATGTTAAAACTTATTCAAAAATTTCTTCAAATAAATAGATACTCGGAAGTGAAAAATGAGTTCAAAGATTTATTTCTTTCTCATCCAAATTTTCCAAGTCTATTTGCGATAACAGATTCGTTAGATTTGTTGTCAATTGAGAATGCTGCAATAAGAGTTCCAAAAGAACAAATTGTAGATTTACCGTCAAACTTTCTTGCTTATTTTAAGGATGAATTGATATTGGTAGAAAGAGCAAAAGATTTTGTTCGAATTAATACAATTAAAAAAGGTTCGCAAAAAATATCATACGAAAAGTTTCTTTTAGACTGGAATGGTGTTATTGTTGCTATTGAACCAAACAATGTTGTAGCGAGAGAAAATTTAAAGGTAGAATTGAGCTGGTTAAAATACCTTGTTCCATTTTTACTTTTAGGAGGTTTATCTTTTTTCTATAACTCTTTTGACTTTTTTAGTTTTACATTTTTACTAACATCTTCTTTAGGGTTAGTTGTGAGCATTTTAATTGCTCAGGAAAAACTTGGTTTTAAAAACAGCATAATTTTAAAATTTTGCAGTCTAAGCACTAATTCTTCATGTAACTCAGTAATTAATTTTAATGAGAATTATGAAAACAAATGGGTTAGTTTCTCTGATTTGCCGCTGTTGTTTTTTGGAGCAAGTTTTATTTCAGTTCTAGTTCAGCCATTAAGTTCTTCTGTTTTTGTTGGGTTTTTGAGTTTATTGGCGATACCTATTATTGTGTCTTCAATATGGATTCAAAAATTTGAACTTCAAAAATGGTGTGTTATGTGTTTAATGGTTTCGTTTTTGATTTTTACCCAAAGTTTAATATGGTTTTCATCAGACTTATTTACACTAAGTTTTAGTTTCAATACGATGTTTCCATTTTTATTTTCATTAGTGCTTCTTGTGCCAATATGGTATGTAATAAAATCTGTGGCAAAAAATGTATTAGAAAATGAATACTCATTAAAAGAGCTTAAAAAATTTAAAAGAAATTACTCATTACTTAACTTCTTATCTAAAAAAGTACCAGTTACGAATGGGTTTGAAGATTTAAGAGGATTAAATTTTGGAAACAGAAACGCAGTAGTTAAACTGTCAATAATTATAAGTCCAAGCTGTGAACATTGTCATAAAACATTTCAGGAAGCTTTTGATTTGGTTTTAAAATTTCCTGACAAAATATTTTTAAGCGTTTTATTTAATATTAATCCAGAAAATGCAGATAATCCTTATAAAGCAGTTGTTGAGCGTCTGTTAATAATAAACAGATCAACTCCGGGAAAAACTGTTGAAGCAATTTCAGATTGGCATATTAAAAAAATGAGTTTGAAAAAATGGCTTAAAAAATGGTCAATTGATTCTGTCAGCATTATGATTAATCAGGAAATAAATAAACAATACGAATGGTGCTCTAAAAATGATTTTAATACACACCAGTAA
- a CDS encoding peptidase domain-containing ABC transporter has translation MKKFTNYKQADFKDCGPTCLKIIAKHYGKTISIQELRDNSETTREGSNLLFLSDAAEKVGFRTLGVKLNLERLEEAPLPCILHWNKNHYVVLYKIKKGIYYISDPAFGLIEYNKQDFLKFWIGNNADDFTQEGVALLIEATPKFYQTDFDKEDNKGFGFGILSQYVLRYKSYLFQLSIGLLASSLLQLIFPFLTQSIVDVGIQNQNIHFIYLILFAQLFLFAGRTGLELIRSWILLHLSTRINISLISDFFIKLMNLPISFFDVRMTGDIMQRINDHHRIEKILTTSSLNVLFSVINMFVMGAVLAYFNLKIFLVFFAGSLLYFGWITLFLKRRETLDYKRFAEVSNEQGKVMELINGMQEIKLHNAEKQKRWGWEYVQARLFRVSIKGLVLEQSQTIGSSVINELKNIFITFLSAKLVIDGSITLGMMLAINSIVGSLNGPITQLIQFVRELQDAKISLARLSEIHEKEDETQQEEHQSHDVPYDSDIELKNVSYRYLGSDIPVLDNLSLQIPANKVTAIVGVSGSGKTTLMKLLLKFYEPEKGEIIIGNSQLKNISQKAWRSSIGSVMQEGFIFSDTIANNIAFGVDKVDKERLVYASDVANIKQYISELPLGYNTKIGAEGLGMSTGQKQRLLIARAVYKNPEILFFDEATSALDANNEKEIMQKLDIFFKNKTVIVIAHRLSTVINADQIVVLDKGKIIEIGNHTALVEQKGNYFELVKNQLQLGN, from the coding sequence TTGAAAAAATTCACAAATTACAAGCAGGCAGATTTTAAAGATTGCGGCCCGACATGTTTAAAAATTATTGCCAAACATTACGGCAAAACAATCAGTATTCAGGAGTTGCGAGACAACAGCGAAACAACTCGTGAAGGAAGCAATTTGCTTTTTTTAAGTGATGCTGCAGAGAAAGTTGGTTTTAGGACTCTGGGTGTAAAATTAAATTTAGAAAGATTAGAAGAAGCTCCTCTGCCTTGTATTCTGCATTGGAATAAAAACCATTACGTTGTACTTTATAAAATCAAAAAAGGTATTTATTATATTTCTGACCCTGCTTTTGGTTTAATTGAATATAATAAGCAAGATTTTTTAAAATTCTGGATAGGAAACAATGCAGACGATTTTACTCAGGAAGGAGTTGCTTTATTAATTGAAGCTACACCAAAATTTTATCAGACCGATTTTGATAAAGAAGATAACAAAGGATTTGGTTTTGGCATATTATCGCAATATGTACTTCGTTATAAATCATATCTTTTTCAGTTAAGTATCGGGTTATTGGCGAGCAGTTTATTACAGCTGATATTTCCGTTTTTAACCCAAAGTATTGTTGATGTTGGAATCCAAAATCAAAATATTCATTTTATTTATCTGATTCTTTTTGCCCAGTTGTTCCTTTTCGCAGGAAGAACCGGTTTAGAGCTTATAAGAAGCTGGATTCTGCTCCATCTTTCAACACGTATCAACATTTCATTAATTTCAGATTTCTTTATCAAATTAATGAATCTGCCTATTTCTTTCTTTGATGTAAGAATGACAGGTGATATCATGCAGCGAATAAATGATCATCACAGAATCGAAAAAATACTAACCACGTCCTCTTTAAATGTTTTGTTCTCGGTTATTAATATGTTTGTGATGGGAGCTGTGCTGGCTTATTTCAATCTCAAAATATTTTTAGTGTTTTTTGCCGGAAGCCTCCTTTACTTTGGATGGATTACATTGTTCTTGAAACGCAGAGAAACTTTAGATTATAAACGTTTTGCAGAAGTTTCTAATGAGCAGGGAAAAGTTATGGAGCTTATTAACGGAATGCAGGAAATAAAGCTTCATAATGCCGAAAAACAAAAACGCTGGGGCTGGGAATATGTTCAGGCAAGACTTTTTAGAGTTTCGATAAAAGGATTGGTTTTAGAACAGTCACAAACCATTGGCTCATCAGTAATTAATGAGTTGAAGAATATTTTTATTACGTTTTTGTCTGCAAAACTAGTAATCGATGGTTCAATAACATTAGGGATGATGCTTGCCATTAATTCAATTGTAGGGAGCTTAAATGGCCCAATTACCCAGCTTATTCAGTTTGTGAGAGAACTTCAGGACGCTAAAATTTCATTGGCCAGATTGTCTGAAATTCATGAAAAGGAAGATGAAACACAACAAGAAGAACATCAGTCACATGATGTTCCGTATGATTCAGATATTGAATTAAAAAATGTCTCTTATAGGTATTTAGGTTCAGATATTCCTGTTTTAGATAATTTGAGTTTACAAATTCCGGCCAATAAAGTCACGGCAATCGTAGGTGTAAGCGGCAGCGGAAAAACAACACTCATGAAACTGCTTCTTAAGTTTTATGAACCCGAAAAAGGAGAGATTATTATTGGAAATTCTCAGCTTAAAAATATTTCACAAAAGGCCTGGCGTTCTTCTATTGGATCTGTAATGCAGGAAGGATTTATTTTTAGCGACACGATTGCTAATAATATTGCTTTTGGAGTAGATAAAGTTGACAAAGAACGATTGGTTTATGCATCGGATGTAGCGAATATCAAACAATATATCAGCGAACTTCCATTAGGATATAATACCAAAATTGGAGCAGAAGGATTAGGAATGAGCACCGGACAAAAACAACGTTTGTTAATTGCCAGAGCAGTATATAAAAATCCTGAAATTTTATTTTTTGATGAAGCAACTTCGGCTCTTGATGCAAACAATGAAAAAGAAATTATGCAGAAACTTGATATTTTCTTTAAAAATAAAACCGTAATCGTAATTGCACACCGACTAAGCACAGTGATAAATGCAGATCAGATTGTGGTTTTAGACAAAGGGAAAATTATCGAAATAGGAAATCATACCGCTTTAGTAGAGCAAAAAGGAAATTACTTTGAATTGGTTAAAAATCAGTTACAGTTAGGAAATTAA